A single window of Pseudomonas lutea DNA harbors:
- a CDS encoding threonine dehydratase, giving the protein MHGLTRETITEAARLVYQVMPATPQYAWPLLSERLNCAVWVKHENHTPTGAFKVRGGITFIHWLKRTYPGVQGIVTATRGNHGQSLALAASAAGLSALIVVPQGNSVEKNNAMRALGGTVIECGRDFDEAREEAARLADVHGHYLVPPFHVEMLKGIASYALELFTAVPDLHTVYVPIGCGSGICAVIAARDALGLSTQVVGVVSTEAAAAKWSFEAGAVLQTPSADTFADGLAVRRPIPSAFAIYRTGAARIIAVSDAEIADAMRVYYTDTHNLAEGAGAAALAGLMQERPAMAGKKVGVILSGGNVDRTVYARVIA; this is encoded by the coding sequence ATGCACGGACTGACCCGCGAAACCATCACCGAGGCCGCGCGTCTGGTTTACCAGGTCATGCCCGCCACCCCTCAATACGCTTGGCCGTTGCTGTCCGAGCGGCTGAACTGTGCGGTGTGGGTCAAGCACGAAAACCATACGCCCACCGGCGCGTTCAAGGTGCGCGGCGGGATCACGTTCATTCACTGGTTGAAACGCACTTACCCTGGCGTCCAGGGCATTGTCACGGCGACGCGGGGCAATCACGGGCAAAGCCTGGCTCTGGCAGCCAGCGCTGCGGGCCTGAGTGCACTGATCGTGGTGCCGCAAGGCAATTCGGTGGAGAAGAACAACGCCATGCGCGCGCTCGGTGGCACGGTGATCGAATGCGGTCGGGATTTCGACGAGGCGCGTGAAGAGGCGGCGCGGCTGGCTGACGTGCACGGGCACTATCTGGTCCCGCCGTTTCATGTGGAGATGCTTAAAGGTATCGCCAGTTATGCCCTGGAACTGTTTACCGCCGTGCCGGATCTGCACACCGTCTATGTACCGATCGGTTGCGGGTCCGGTATCTGCGCGGTGATTGCCGCCCGCGATGCGCTGGGCTTGAGCACCCAGGTGGTCGGTGTGGTGTCCACTGAAGCGGCGGCGGCCAAATGGTCGTTTGAAGCCGGAGCCGTGCTCCAAACCCCGTCAGCCGATACCTTTGCAGATGGCCTGGCGGTGCGCCGGCCCATCCCCTCAGCTTTTGCGATTTACCGCACGGGGGCTGCACGGATCATTGCCGTCAGCGACGCCGAGATCGCCGATGCCATGCGCGTCTATTACACCGACACCCATAACCTGGCTGAGGGGGCGGGTGCAGCCGCACTGGCGGGGCTTATGCAGGAGCGCCCGGCCATGGCGGGTAAGAAGGTCGGCGTGATTCTATCCGGCGGGAATGTGGATCGGACAGTGTATGCGCGGGTGATTGCTTGA
- a CDS encoding YkgJ family cysteine cluster protein, protein MSSDRSGESSTHSSAGVDSNERFACVGCGACCRGRFVPLTLNEAVTWLKRGHGVAVMLEAFDESLWPDDSPEFTYNAGRSAAVPCASGTLRVTVILAANALPECPNLQQDGLCGIYLERPLVCRIYPMEINPFIRLEPAAKDCPPESWEQGTLLASDQGLATLVQQSRQADRDDALRKVALCESLGLTVAGWKGNGLVIHQPSVEDLLAACENIDENAVPASQAWQIRADDASLVQYLKDHALPLADPATDSYIFHSTR, encoded by the coding sequence ATGAGTAGCGATAGATCAGGCGAGTCCTCCACCCACTCCAGTGCAGGTGTGGACAGCAACGAGCGATTCGCCTGCGTCGGGTGTGGAGCATGTTGTCGGGGCCGCTTTGTGCCGTTGACCCTGAATGAGGCCGTGACGTGGCTCAAGCGTGGCCATGGGGTTGCGGTCATGCTTGAAGCATTCGACGAATCGCTCTGGCCGGACGATTCCCCCGAATTCACCTACAACGCCGGGCGCTCTGCGGCGGTGCCATGCGCATCGGGAACGCTGCGAGTGACGGTGATTCTCGCGGCGAACGCGCTGCCCGAATGTCCGAACCTTCAGCAGGATGGGCTTTGCGGCATCTACCTTGAGCGGCCGCTGGTGTGCCGCATTTATCCGATGGAGATCAATCCGTTCATTCGCCTTGAACCCGCAGCCAAGGACTGCCCGCCCGAGAGTTGGGAGCAAGGCACGTTGCTGGCCTCGGATCAGGGGCTGGCCACCCTCGTTCAGCAGTCGCGACAGGCTGACCGTGACGATGCCCTGCGCAAAGTCGCGTTGTGTGAAAGCCTGGGGCTGACGGTTGCGGGCTGGAAAGGCAACGGCCTGGTGATCCACCAGCCCTCGGTCGAGGATCTTCTCGCCGCCTGCGAGAACATCGATGAGAACGCCGTGCCTGCCTCCCAGGCATGGCAAATCAGAGCCGACGATGCTTCATTGGTGCAATACCTCAAAGACCACGCCCTGCCCCTTGCCGACCCGGCAACCGACAGCTACATCTTTCACTCCACCCGCTGA